Genomic window (Fibrobacter sp.):
AAGTCTCCCATGTTATTCTTGGCAGTAGCAACGAAAACCCCATTAGTACTACCAAAAGTATAATTCCACCACTTGCTGGTGTTATCGCTTTTGAAAACTATATCTTTTTCACCACCAACATCTCCTGTTTCGGCGATACATGCAAACTGTGCATTTTCAAATGCTGCCAGAACAGGCGGAGCTTCACTCATCTTCGCCTTCGCTGAAGCATCGGTAAATTTCGGGATTGCCAGTGCTGCCAGGATACCAATAATTACAATAACGACCATCAGCTCAATCAGTGTAAAACCTTTGCGATTCATAATTCCTCCTTAAGATATACAATTCATAA
Coding sequences:
- a CDS encoding prepilin-type N-terminal cleavage/methylation domain-containing protein, whose product is MNRKGFTLIELMVVIVIIGILAALAIPKFTDASAKAKMSEAPPVLAAFENAQFACIAETGDVGGEKDIVFKSDNTSKWWNYTFGSTNGVFVATAKNNMGDFKKDNYLMTTVTSDNGGTVKHTSDVEDVANKYLPNFNAEAAN